In the Grimontia kaedaensis genome, one interval contains:
- a CDS encoding calcium-binding protein: MADINGTSGAETLYGDIGSGSSDQKTGAVFVMGADFNMDSGNFHTWSFPPKLSFTGSTSTVTYNDDDGQLNGDDRCNEFSDDKSQTVSIDGQEYSANVDYSLKYCDSDGNVYTFAIVDVDSDGNGHHYCNIGENGKILIQIDGPEITSSTDLTLVPNSYQNVSSLNYDDITEPQTINPADLDDTITAGGGDDTVYGLKGNDHISGENGNDKLFGGDGDDTIFGNTSTPNFSDEPTVTVFQMGKDFTMDSGNFHTWSFPPKLAFDGTTTKVTFQDDDGVLNGDNYCNEYSDDKSQTVTIDGQIYPVNLDYSLKYCDSDGNVYTFAIIDVDLDGNGHHYHNLNENGNLLLQIDGPEITDVTDLSLVSNSYQNVSSLNYDDIATEKTMKSNDNDYIDGGAGNDTIYGQWGDDEIHGGSGDDIIYGGNVATETIETDPTATVFVMGDDFSMPSGGEFHTWCFPSKLAFDGGMTEVTFQDDDGVLNGDNYCNEYSDDKTQTVTIGNNTYAVNLDYTLKYTDGTNVYKFAIIDVDLDGNKHHYWNLEENGKILLQIEGPEITSATDLTLVPHSYENLREIDYTDFAETTQEVTVSDKDTIYGGDGDDFIHAGDDNDVVYGDAGDDNINGGKGDDILYGGDGNDTILGGQGNDTIYGGAGDDILRGASGSDKLYGGDGNDYLEAGYDDDYILDGGAGLDLYVGSEGNDTMYFDQEDFSDLNFLKENGNVYIGDRGFDQLLVEGDANVDMTGKSYGLTSGPKPIAQVEAVIGDEGNQTVTANAFAINAQSDPFQSASLTDPGDWDGFVAYLGAGDDTFNLDGNGWTLDANATPNAELSTDMIAFMGLNSTQVAELDAYVFETNSGSTITVWTDAETVTLNGDELF; encoded by the coding sequence ATGGCAGACATTAACGGAACTTCAGGCGCAGAGACTCTTTACGGCGATATTGGTAGCGGCAGCAGCGATCAGAAAACCGGTGCGGTATTTGTGATGGGCGCCGATTTCAACATGGACAGTGGCAATTTCCACACTTGGTCTTTCCCACCTAAGTTGAGCTTTACCGGTTCCACGTCAACCGTAACTTACAATGATGACGATGGACAGCTGAACGGTGATGACCGTTGCAATGAGTTTTCTGACGACAAATCCCAGACTGTTTCAATTGATGGTCAGGAATACTCTGCCAACGTCGATTACAGCCTCAAGTACTGTGACAGCGACGGCAATGTTTACACCTTCGCGATTGTTGATGTGGATTCAGACGGTAACGGTCACCACTACTGCAACATTGGCGAAAATGGCAAAATCCTGATCCAAATCGATGGCCCAGAGATCACTAGCAGCACCGACCTCACCTTGGTACCTAACTCTTACCAGAACGTCAGCAGCCTGAACTATGACGACATCACTGAGCCACAAACTATCAATCCAGCAGATCTTGATGACACGATCACAGCGGGCGGTGGAGATGACACCGTTTATGGCCTAAAAGGTAACGACCACATTTCCGGTGAAAACGGTAACGACAAACTTTTTGGCGGTGACGGTGACGACACCATCTTTGGTAATACGTCGACGCCAAACTTCAGTGACGAACCAACCGTTACCGTGTTCCAAATGGGTAAAGATTTCACCATGGACAGCGGTAACTTTCACACTTGGTCTTTCCCGCCAAAGCTGGCGTTTGACGGTACCACCACGAAAGTGACCTTCCAAGACGATGATGGCGTGCTTAATGGTGATAACTACTGCAATGAGTATTCAGACGACAAATCTCAAACCGTGACTATCGACGGTCAGATCTATCCGGTTAATCTTGATTACTCACTGAAGTACTGTGATTCAGACGGCAACGTATATACCTTCGCGATTATCGATGTGGATCTGGATGGTAATGGCCATCACTACCACAACCTGAACGAGAACGGTAACCTACTATTGCAAATCGACGGTCCTGAAATCACGGATGTGACCGATTTATCACTGGTTTCCAACTCATACCAGAATGTTAGCTCTCTCAACTACGATGATATCGCTACTGAGAAGACAATGAAGTCTAACGACAACGACTACATTGATGGCGGTGCAGGTAACGATACTATTTATGGTCAGTGGGGCGATGATGAGATTCATGGCGGTTCAGGTGATGACATCATCTACGGCGGGAATGTCGCAACGGAAACCATTGAAACCGATCCAACGGCCACAGTGTTCGTGATGGGCGATGACTTCTCGATGCCATCAGGCGGTGAATTCCACACTTGGTGCTTCCCATCAAAGCTGGCGTTCGATGGCGGTATGACCGAAGTGACGTTCCAGGATGACGATGGCGTGCTCAATGGTGACAACTACTGTAATGAGTATTCAGACGATAAAACCCAGACCGTGACCATTGGTAACAACACTTACGCGGTGAACCTGGATTACACCCTGAAGTACACGGACGGCACTAACGTTTACAAGTTCGCGATCATTGATGTGGATCTGGATGGCAACAAGCACCATTACTGGAACCTTGAAGAAAACGGCAAGATCCTGTTGCAAATCGAAGGTCCGGAAATTACATCAGCGACTGATCTGACTTTGGTTCCTCACTCTTATGAAAACCTGAGAGAGATTGATTACACCGATTTTGCTGAAACCACCCAAGAAGTGACGGTGAGCGATAAAGACACCATCTATGGTGGCGATGGTGATGACTTTATCCACGCAGGGGACGACAATGATGTGGTCTACGGCGATGCAGGCGACGACAACATCAACGGCGGTAAGGGTGATGATATCCTTTACGGTGGCGACGGTAACGACACCATTTTGGGTGGTCAGGGTAATGACACCATTTATGGTGGTGCTGGAGACGATATCCTTCGCGGTGCAAGCGGTAGCGATAAGCTTTACGGCGGAGACGGTAACGACTATCTAGAAGCTGGCTATGACGATGATTACATCCTGGATGGCGGCGCGGGTCTTGACCTGTACGTGGGTAGTGAAGGTAATGATACCATGTACTTCGATCAGGAAGATTTTTCAGACCTCAATTTCCTGAAAGAAAACGGTAACGTTTATATTGGTGACCGCGGATTCGATCAATTGCTTGTTGAAGGTGATGCCAACGTCGATATGACTGGCAAGTCTTACGGTTTGACTTCGGGTCCTAAGCCAATTGCACAGGTAGAAGCCGTCATTGGTGACGAAGGCAACCAGACCGTGACAGCGAATGCTTTCGCTATCAATGCGCAGTCCGACCCATTCCAGTCAGCTTCTTTGACTGACCCAGGCGATTGGGATGGCTTCGTAGCATACTTGGGCGCGGGTGACGATACCTTCAACCTTGATGGTAATGGCTGGACGCTGGATGCAAATGCAACACCCAATGCAGAACTGTCTACTGACATGATTGCGTTCATGGGCCTGAACAGCACTCAGGTAGCAGAGCTGGATGCCTATGTATTTGAAACCAACTCAGGTTCAACCATCACAGTATGGACTGATGCTGAGACTGTCACTCTCAATGGCGACGAGTTGTTCTAA
- a CDS encoding calcium-binding protein produces MAIINGTSGVDALYGDIEQSNNLLINGDFEAWGDDTSNTWGLFDDNQVAGWYTPGTNKIELQQGTFGGTPTNSVTNTVLELDSHTNTWVQQDVDVTNLTESGDATLNLSFDYANRYRGSDTSTSQFEVKVLDNQGNLLYSQFFDNTQANTSYVNFGIDFSVPEGTTGISLRFEAKGTSDSYGALIDNVALTTSTVGDVNDTINGYEGDDFIDGLTGNDILYGGNGNDEVYGSEGDDVIYGNDGFDVNGTRELLINGDFEDYGNNTTNHWSLLDDHQVTGWYIPDGNKIELQQGTFGGTPQNDVTNTVLELDSHTNTWVQQDVDITGLAENGDATLELSFDYANRYRGSDTATSQFEVKVFDQQGNVIYSQFFDNTQANDHYVSFATDVTIPQGMNFISIRFEGKGQSDTYGALIDNVSLRQAPDSEGDDDMLFGGQGNDTIWGEQGDDYIEGNDGNDDIRGGTGDDTIHGGVGNDVLYGNAGDDVIYGGEGDDLLKGGSGSDQLYGGAGNDYLDAGFDGDYILDGGTGLDIYRGSEGDDLLLFDAEDFSDINFINTHDNVYLGDRGFDQLIIQGDANVDFTGVSYGVTAGGENPIAQVEAAIGDDGDQSVSISAFAIHEQSDLPQPTTFTDPGEWNGFVAYLGDGNDSFNLEAGGWTYNAAATPSATLSAEMISILGLSSAQVGELQAYVFDHAVHNTITIWTDAESVYQDGISII; encoded by the coding sequence ATGGCAATAATCAATGGCACCAGCGGTGTCGATGCGCTCTATGGCGACATAGAACAAAGCAACAATCTTCTTATTAATGGTGATTTCGAAGCCTGGGGAGACGACACCTCCAACACTTGGGGGCTGTTCGACGACAACCAGGTAGCGGGTTGGTACACACCGGGTACCAACAAAATCGAACTGCAACAGGGTACTTTCGGCGGTACACCGACGAACAGTGTGACCAACACGGTTTTAGAACTCGACAGTCACACCAACACGTGGGTTCAACAGGACGTCGATGTCACCAATTTAACAGAGTCGGGAGACGCAACACTTAACCTTTCCTTTGATTACGCCAACCGCTATCGCGGCTCGGACACATCAACCAGTCAGTTTGAAGTCAAGGTGTTGGATAACCAGGGCAACCTGCTTTACAGCCAGTTCTTCGATAATACCCAAGCGAATACCAGCTATGTGAACTTTGGAATCGACTTTTCAGTCCCTGAAGGAACAACCGGTATTTCACTGCGTTTTGAAGCTAAGGGCACGTCTGACAGCTACGGCGCATTGATTGACAACGTTGCGCTGACAACTTCTACCGTGGGTGATGTTAACGACACCATCAATGGCTACGAAGGCGATGACTTTATCGATGGCCTAACGGGTAATGACATCCTCTATGGCGGCAACGGTAACGATGAAGTTTACGGCAGCGAAGGCGATGACGTTATCTATGGTAATGACGGGTTTGACGTTAACGGTACCCGAGAATTGCTGATTAATGGTGATTTCGAAGACTATGGTAACAACACCACCAACCATTGGAGCTTGCTGGACGATCATCAAGTCACGGGCTGGTACATACCCGACGGCAACAAGATTGAACTTCAACAAGGCACCTTTGGTGGTACGCCACAGAATGACGTCACCAATACGGTACTGGAATTGGACAGCCACACCAACACTTGGGTGCAGCAGGATGTCGACATCACAGGACTGGCTGAAAACGGTGATGCTACGCTGGAGCTGTCTTTCGATTATGCCAACCGCTATCGTGGCTCAGACACGGCGACCAGCCAGTTTGAAGTGAAGGTCTTCGACCAACAGGGCAATGTGATTTATTCCCAGTTTTTCGATAACACCCAAGCTAACGACCACTATGTGTCGTTTGCCACTGATGTGACCATTCCACAGGGTATGAATTTCATCAGCATCCGCTTTGAAGGCAAAGGACAATCTGACACGTATGGTGCGCTGATTGACAATGTTTCTCTCAGACAAGCACCAGACAGCGAGGGTGACGATGACATGCTCTTTGGCGGTCAGGGTAACGACACAATTTGGGGCGAGCAGGGTGATGATTACATCGAAGGCAACGACGGTAATGATGACATCCGCGGCGGTACCGGGGATGACACCATTCACGGCGGCGTTGGTAATGATGTGCTCTACGGGAATGCTGGTGATGACGTCATATATGGCGGTGAAGGCGACGATTTGCTGAAAGGTGGTAGTGGCAGTGATCAGCTTTACGGTGGAGCGGGCAACGACTACCTTGATGCCGGGTTTGATGGAGACTACATCCTTGATGGTGGTACTGGCTTGGATATCTACCGCGGTAGCGAGGGTGACGACCTCCTTTTGTTTGATGCAGAAGACTTCTCAGACATCAATTTTATCAATACCCACGACAATGTTTATTTGGGTGACCGGGGCTTCGACCAGTTGATCATTCAAGGCGATGCCAACGTTGATTTCACCGGTGTCTCTTACGGTGTGACTGCGGGAGGTGAAAATCCAATCGCTCAGGTAGAGGCAGCAATTGGTGATGATGGTGATCAGTCAGTCTCTATCAGTGCGTTTGCCATTCATGAACAATCCGATCTGCCTCAGCCGACCACCTTCACCGATCCAGGTGAATGGAATGGTTTTGTTGCTTACCTTGGAGATGGTAATGATTCATTCAATCTGGAAGCAGGTGGCTGGACTTACAACGCTGCTGCCACTCCATCAGCCACGCTTTCAGCTGAGATGATTTCTATCCTTGGTCTGAGCAGCGCACAAGTCGGCGAATTGCAGGCGTATGTTTTCGACCACGCTGTACATAACACCATCACTATTTGGACAGATGCAGAAAGCGTCTATCAAGACGGTATCAGCATCATCTAA